The region TGGCAAATCCACCCTCGGGGATCTCTCCTTTCAAGACGATGAACAGATCGGAGAAATCGGCATTTCCGGTGACCAAACCGATCGGCGGCATGATGACATCGCTGACCAGTGATTTCACAACTGTTGTGAATGCCGCCCCCACCGTAAAACCGATGGCCAAGTCCAGCATGTTTCCACGCAATGCGAATTTTTTAAAGTCTTTGATCAGCGCCATGGTTTTAAAAGGTTTGAGCGAGAAGGATTCAGCCGGATAACAACGAGATCGAACCGACACCGTAGCATTATCACCGACCGTCCAGCGGAGTCGATCCTTAGCCGCGGTTGAGTGTGATTATGAGCCGCGATGGCGCTAGCCGCGGTTGTGTGTAGCGGCAGCCGGGAGGCTGCCATTCATAGCGTGACAAGGCGGGAGCCTTGTCACGAGAGGACGCGAGTAAATCAATCAACCGTCGCTAGCGCGAAAGCGGCTCAGCCTCAGTACCCATTAGCCGCTTCGGCGTTAGCCGCGGTTGAATGATCAACAACGATGCAGCACATCAAAGGTCGCTAGCGCGATTACGGCTCAGTTGTGTGTGAATGAGCCGCGATGGCGCTAGCCGCGGTTGTGTGTAGCGGCAGCCGGGAGGCTGCCATGCATAACGTGACAAGGCGGGAGCCTTGTCACGAGAGGGCCCGAGTAAATCAATCAACCGTCGCTAGCGCGAAAGCGGCTCAGCCTCAGTACCCATGAGCCGCTTCGGCGTTAGCCGCGGTTGAATGATCAACAACGATGCAGCGCATCAACCGTCGCTAGCGCGATTACGGCTCAGTTGCGTGTGACTATGAGCCGCAATGGCGCTAGCCACGGTTGAGTATGGCGGCAGCCGGGAGGCTGCCATGCATTGCGTGACAAGGCGGGAGACTTGTCACGAGAGGGCGCGAATAAATCAACCAACCGTCGCTAGCGCGAAAGCGGCTCCGTTCAATCCATTAAACCGCCACTCAAAACAATCTCGCTCTAAAAATCGCTTAATTCCAACCAGCGTTCTTCTGCCGATTCCAACTCTTCGGTAACCCTGGTCAGTTCTTCATGAAGCTTGACGGCTTTACTGGGATCCGTCTCCGTCAACAATTTGTCGTTGATGCTTTTCTTCTCTTCATCAAGACGAGCAATCTTCTTCTCGAGATTCTTGATTTCCTTCTCGGCCTTACGCGATTCACGTTGGCTCTCGCGATAGTCGAGCGCTGTTGACTTGGATTTGCTGCCTGAGGTCGATGCCGAATTGTTGGAGGCGCGTTCACGTTCGCCTTGGTCAATTTCGCTCTCGACGCTTTGCAGGTACGACTCGTAGTCACCGAAGTAGTTCTTAACCGTTCCGTCACGAACTTCGATGACATTCGTAGCGACGCGACTCATGAAGTGTCGGTCGTGCGAGGTAAAGATCACCGTGCCTTCGTATTGGATCAATGCCTCGGCCAACGCTTCGACGGTTTCGACGTCCAAGTGGTTGCCGGGTTCGTCAAGTACGAGAACATTGGCGGTGCCCAGCAGCAAGCCTGCCATGCACAATCGGGCACGCTCACCTCCGGACAGGACTTTGACTTTCTTGTGAATGTGGCTATCGCGGAATAGCAGCGCGCCGGCCATGTTCAAGCAATCTTGACGGGTTGTTTCCGCATTGGATTCGTATTCAAGGTGTTCCAAGACGGTTCGTCGTTCATCGATGCTGGTATAGACGTGCTGGGCGTAAGTGCCCAGTTCGGTCCCGTGCCCCCATTTAATTTGGCCTTCGATGGGAGCCAATGAATCAACCAGCGTCCGCAACAGCGTTGTTTTACCTTGACCGTTATCACCGACGATTGCGGCTCGCTGACCATGTTCGATCTCGATCGAAATATTGTCGGCAACGGTGTGATCGGGGTACCCAATCGCCAGACCGTCGGCACGCATCACCGTGCCTTGTCGAGGGTTCACCAATGGGGCGCGAATTTGCACGGTTCGCTCATCGGTTTCGACTTCCGTTGTCTGAAGTCGTTCCAGTTGCTTCGCTTTACTACGAGCTTGGCTGGCCGTCGCCGCGTTGGCACGGTTTTTGTCGATGAATCGCTTGAGTTGCTTTTGCTTGGCGGCAACCGTCGCATTAACGCGGCGATCATGTTCGCGACGTTCTTCGCGGTATTCCAAAAACCGATCGATCGTGCCGGAAAACATCGTCAGTTGGCCGCGGGACAGTTCTAACGTCTGAGAACAAGTCGCCTTCAGAAACGCACGGTCGTGGCTGACAATCAGCGCTGCCTTGTTGAAGTTGCGCAGAAAATGTTCCAGCAGAATCTGCGTACGCAAATCAAGGAAGTTTGTCGGTTCGTCCAACATCAGCATGTTGGGATCATTCAGCAGAAGGCCGGCTAGCTTAACCCGAGTTTGCCATCCGCCCGAAAGCGACTTGACGGGGCCATTGAGGTAGTCGCCTTTAAGCTCGAATTGGCCGGCAACTTCACCGCATTTCCAATCCGGTTGGCCGCTTTCACGCATCAGGAAATCGAGTGCCGATTCGCCTGGTTTGAAGGGGTCGTGCTGTCGCAGATAGCCGATGCGCAGCGAGGGATGGTGAATGACTTCGCCTTTTTCAAGTTCTTCGTCACCGAGGATTGCACGCAGAAACGTACTTTTACCGGCCCCGTTTCGTCCGATAAATCCGACTTTGACATCGTCCGTCAACGAAACTTCGGCGCCATCGAGAAGAACCTGATCTCCATAGCGTTTGTGAGCATCACGAACTTGGATCAGAACTGCCATAAGTGTCGAAAAAGTTTAGAACGAGAATGGTTTGAAAGGTGCTGGGTCCTTGAAGATCAAGCCTTCATCACCGTGATGGCAATGAAGGCTTTCGATTGAAGCATGACTTCAACAGGGATCTTTCATCAGGATATCGGCTAGGCGTTCAGCTTCGCCTTCATCGAGTCTTTGGCGTCTGCCAAAGCTTCAGGAAGTTTGGCTGGGTCTTTACCGCCGGCTTGTGCCATGTCGGGCCGACCGCCTCCGCCCCCGCCAACGATCTTGGCAGCCGCACCGACCCACTGACCAGCTTTTAAACCTTGATCGACCAGTGAATTAGAAAGACCGCCGACCAGCAAGACTTTGTCGCCTTGGACGGTCCCTAGAAGCACCGCCGAACCGCCTGGGCTTTTCTTGCGAATTTGATCGATCCAGCCACGCATGACGTTGGGGTTGGCGCCAGGGACTTCGGCAACAACGACCATGCAGTCGCCAACCTTTTCGCCTTGGGCGATCAAGTCATCTGCGGTGATCTTACCGCCGGCTGTTGCTTGTTTGAGTTGTTTGATCAGTTCTGATCGTTCACCCAAAAGCGATTCGACGCGGGTAAGCACATCGTCCTGCGAGACATTCAGTCGACGCGAGACCTGACGCACAACATCACGAACGCCGAAATAATCATCGATGTAGTCTTTGGGGCAATCGCCAGCGATCGCGAACGCTTCGGCATGATCGCCGGGCTTTCCGCTTGTCAGTTCTTTACGAAGCTGACGAACGTCATCGGCAAGTTGCTCCAGTGCGCCGTTGACTTTCGATTCATCGGTGCCAAGCAACTTGGCGAGTTTGCCAAGCAACTGCTGGGTCTGTTCGCGATGCTCTTCGGCCCGTTGCCCGGTCAAGGCAACAATTCGGCGAGTTCCAGCGGAGACGCTTTCTTCGGCCATCAATTCAAATGATGCGACGTCGCCGGTATTGCTGACGTGCGTTCCGGCACAAAGCTCTTTGCTGTAATCGCCAATGGACACCATGCGAACTGGATCGGGGTATTTTTCCCCGAACAGCATCATCGCACCGGCTTGTCGAGCGTCGGCCAGCGGTACGGTTTTCCAGCTGACATCTGACTTTTCGCCAATGCGTGCGACCACATCGCGTTCGATCTTGGCGAGAATACTGTCGTCGATTGGTTTCTGGTTGGTAAAGTCAAATCGCAAGCGGTCTTCTTCAACCTTGCTACCCTGTTGTTGGGCATGTTGCCCGACGTTGTTGTGCAGCGCGTGGTGAAGAATATGTGTCGCCGAGTGGGCACGTGCGAGGGCTCCACGTCGATCGGTGTCAACGGTGGCTTTGCAAGTCACGCCTTCTTTGATCTCGCCACTGACCAGCTTTCCGTGGTGAACGATCAGGCCACCATGTTTTTGGGTATCGATGACTTGGAATTCAAATTCGTCCGAAGAGATCGTTCCGGTATCGCCGATTTGCCCGCCGGATTCACCATAAAACGGTGAATGATCCAGTACGAGACGCAGTTCCGCGTCGTCGGGGCGGCTGAGCTTGCTAAGCAGTTGTCCTTCGTCGTCTTTGCCTTTACCGTCGCCGGTAATGATCCCTTTGACGATGGCCTCGGATTCGACAGTGTCGTATCCGACAAATGGCGTTTCACGAAGAGCTTCTTTCAGCGTTTCCAGCGGTCCGGTCTGGAACAGTTCGACTTGGCCAGCACCGCTATCGATCGCGTGTTGGTGCATCGCGTTTTTGTAGCCGTCCCAATCGAACGTAAAATTACGTTCGGCAGCGATTGTCTGCAGCAATTCTGGAGGTACGCCGTAGGTCGTGTTCAGCGAGGCGGCTTCTTTGCCCGGAACCATCACTGCGGCTTCTTCTTCCATTTCGCCGAACAGTTGTTCGATCCGTTTCATACCGCCATCGATCGTACCGAAGAAAGCTTTCTCTTCGGCTTCGATGACTTCGCTAACGCGTTCGAGTGTTTCGGCCAATTCCGGATAAGGCGTCTTGCTGGCTTCGGCAACCGCAGGAACAAGCTTGTGCAGGAACGGCTCGCGCAGATCCATTTGGTAGCCGTCTAGGACGGCGCGGCGGATCAAACGACGCACGACATACTTTGCTTTGTCGCGGCCGGGATAGACGTTTTCGTGAATGGCAAACGTGCAAGCACGTGCATGGTCCGTGATTCGTCGAAGTCGGCGACCGTTGTCACTATCGAGTTCGTACTTCACACCGCAAACTTCGCTGGCTGCGTCGACGATCGGACGCAGCGTATCGATGTGGAAGTTCGTCGGAACACCTTGCAGAACACTGGCGGTACGTTCTAGTCCCATTCCGGTGTCGATATTTTGACTCGGAAGTGGCTTGAGGTTATCCGGTGGGTCGCCGACTCGGTTGAACTGCGTGAAGACCAGGTTCCAGATTTCGACATCGCTGCCGTCATCCAGGTTGTAATAAATTTCGCTGCAAGGACCGCAGACGCCATCGGGGCCTTCGCTGGGAGCCGACGCGGGCCAGAAGTTTTCGTCTTCGTCCATCCGCGTGATGCGGCTTTCTGGCAATCCGATCGAGTCATGCCAGATTCCGAACGCTTCGTCATCGTCCTTGTAGACCGTCACGGTCAAACGTTCCGGCGCGATGCCCAGCCATTTCTTGTCGGTCAAAAATTCCCACGCCCAAGCGATCGCTTCTTTCTTGAAGTAGTCACCGAACGAGAAGTTGCCCAGCATTTCAAAAAACGTGTGGTGGAACGCGGTGCGTCCGACGTTTTCGATATCCCCGGTTCGCAGGCATTTTTGGCAAGTTGTCGCGCGGGTGAAGTCCAGTTTGACTTTCCCCAAAAAGTGGTCCTTGAACTGGTTCATCCCCGCGGGGGTGAACAGGACCGATGGGTCCCAGGTAGGGACGAGCACGTCACTCGGTTTGCGGACACAGCCTTTGGTTTCAAAGAAGTCGAGGTACTTTTCGCGTAATTCGTCTGTCTTCATGGATCGCGAACGGACGGGGGGATATGGGGCGGGACAACAATGGGCCCGCAAACGTTGCCGATGATATCGGATGGAGAGGGTTTCTCGAAGGCGGCAAGTTGAATCGATCAGCGGATCGATCGGTTTGTGTCGCCTGGGCAATCCGCTTGCCGATAGGTCCAAATGATTGGATCAAAGACGGATCTATTCGGGGCTAATCGGATCTGTTCGGGGGGAAAGCCGGTTCGGATTGGCATGTCTGTCTGCCCGAGGTGATCTGAACCAAGGTTGCATTCGGCAGATCGAGCTGGCACCTGAGCGAAAAATGATGCGAGCCATCGAGGAAATTAGATTTCCTCGGCAGGAGTCGGAATATTCGCGACCCGCAACAGGATGATGGTTTGCTCTTCAAGCTGGTTCACGTCTTTTCCACCGAGCATCATTTTTCCGATGCCTTGGCGAGTTGGCGTTTCGGCGATCACAAACAGATCGCCCTCTCCGGCCTTGAGGTCGAATGCAAGTCGATCCAGCACCCAGGCTTCGCGACGCACGTCGATGCGGAAAGCGGCGCTCGCCTGCAATCCGTCCATCTGGACATCGCCGTAGGGGATCTCCGGTCGGATCGAAAGCCGGACTTCAGCCGGAGCACGCGATGGCTGAGGTGTGATCGCGAACAGGAAGTACGGATTGACTAGCGTTCGCCCGATGGGCTGAGGTTCATCGTCGACGATGATGATTTGTGGACCGGCCATCGGATTGCAAACGGGCAACTCATGTCGCCTTCCCAAACGCATCGGGATGGTTTGCTTGCCTTCGGTTTTATGGCTCGCGACACCAGCTGAGGCAAGGAACGCGTCTAGCTCGCCACGCGCTTCTTGGCTTCGTAGGTTTTCCAGTCGCGAGGTAAGCCGTTGGGGCTGCACTGCTTTACCCACGCGCAGGCCGTTGGCTTGCAGTGCACGACGCGTATCGGGGGGCAGCACGGTTTCGTCGACCCACTGCCACATTGATTGCAATTGATCAGGGTCGCTTGGGTTGAAACGAATTTTGACGAACTGGGCATCCAATTCGATCGAGCGACGGATTTTTCGCAGAGGCGATTGCCCGTTGGCTGCGGAACTTTCGTTCGCATCTGGTTCGGACCAAGTTGATAGCGAAGCGCAGCCACAAACGGTGATGGCGAACGCTGTTGCGGCCAACACGAAAAAATTGAAAAGACGGCTAAATGGTCGACATAAGGGGTTCACACGCCGGGGAGTACGATTTTTGCCACAGCGGCGTCAAGGCGGTTCTGAAATCGACCTTTCCGTGAAACTCGCTTTTCACTAAAGTTCGACCGTCCCGCATCAGAGGTCACTCAATCCCGCAATCTGCCTGTGCTGGTTTGCCAGGCATCCCGAGTGACTACATACAATGCAATCGAGGCCAAGGAGGAGCCTGACCATGTTGTTGGATCGCATTGACATTGACACACATGGCCCACTCAATCGTGTCGAACTGGGGCCTTTCTCGGAAGGCTTGAACGTTGTTTGCACTCCTGAAGGATCAGGCAAAACGGCGTTAGTTCGGTTCATCCGTGACTCTTTGGTACGTCGCGAATACCCGTTGGGAATGATGAGTTCTTCATCTGGTCGAGTCGTCTGGGCCGATCGGAATGGAAAGATCCATTGCCGACGCGAACACGACGGCACAGCGAACGGTCGACGAACCATCGAATTCGAAACTCGCGGCGAAACCGCACATCGTTTTGACTGGCTGCACGGCAGTTGGGTCAACGGTATCGCTGACTCCAATGACGCCTCGCGTGCTTTGGAAGCGATGCGAATTCCGGATTCGATCGTCGATGGGATCGCCACTGATACTGCGGTTACAAGCGTTTCAAGAGTGATCGCGGCTTGTTTGACCGCAGGTTTAAACGACCCGTCTTTGTTTGCGCAACTGCCGCACAATACTTCGGCCGTCAGCGGTCTGTCGCCAGCTGAAAATCGCGACGCAGAAGCAGCTCGACGCGCGATTCGCGATGAGCTTGCTCGCATTGAAGCTGAGCTGGCAACTCTTCCGACGCAAGACACAACAGAGTCTTATGACGCTTCTTCAAGCCATTTTGCGTCCAAGCAAGCGCGGCGTGAAAGCTTGCAAGCACGACTGGAATATCTCAATTCATTGCCTCGCCATGCAAACTTCGATGGCTTGGGTGCATACACCGATAACTATGGCTATTCAGCTCATTCCCGGAAGACACGTGACGAGCTGAATTCACTGCACCATCGCATTTGGCAACTTCGCGTGCGTCATGGCGAATTGGTTCGCTGGCTCGACCACTTGCAAGCAGATCGCAACCGGCTGCGTTATTCGTCACCGATCACTTCGTCGCCTTATTCGAATGCGGCAATGTCGCCTTCATTGCCGAATCATTTAGCGACAACGCGAGTCGAAATCGATTCTCGGCTACGTGAGCGTTTGGTCGAAGTCGATGGACAGATCATCCGTTGGCGTCGGATTCAGGCGGAGCTCAATAGCCTTCGTGAAATTGTTTTTGCCGATCGGCATCGCCAAGCGTTGCATCACTTCGCCACCCGTGCCGGTTCGTTGCCGCTTTCGGATACCTTGTTGCAACGTGAGCGAATGGGATACGTCGCATCATCGTTGGACTACTTTGCAGGCCACCCAGGTGTTGCGCCTTCGCAATTAAAAAGCTGGGCCGAGATCGCGACAGCTCAGTCATACGCATGGCCGGACGAAATCGATTTGCATGTCGAGGCTTTGATTCGCAAAGTCGACAGTCTGCAGCAGTACTATGGCCGAGCCGGTCAGGCCGTCTGGTCTTGGTACGGCGAATTGGCCGGACAACAAGGTCTGGACCTGCCGTTTGCCTGGACTCGACATCAGGATTCGAGCCTCTTGGGGCACCTGCGTGCACTGCGAGAAGACCTTGCCGCTTCACGCCGGTATGGTTTTGGCTTTGCACGGCACTACGCCGAAGCAAACGCGGCTCCGGTTGCGGTTCGACGCGAACGCGAGTTGATGGATTTGCAGGCGACGGAAAAGTGGATCATCGCTTCGATCGAACGTCTGTTGGTTTATCGAACTCAGCTGATTCGCGATCATCGCCAACTTGATTTGGTTCGGTATCCGTCATGGCTTGATGATCGTTATCACAACCAATCATGGTCGCCATGGTATGTCGATCATCTGCAGCAAGAAATCTCTGCACGAACCGTCGAGCTTCAGCAAACAGCCGAAGAGCTGGATCGTTGTGTCAGCCGTGCTACCGATTTAAGACTGTCGT is a window of Stieleria sp. JC731 DNA encoding:
- a CDS encoding ABC-F family ATP-binding cassette domain-containing protein, whose translation is MAVLIQVRDAHKRYGDQVLLDGAEVSLTDDVKVGFIGRNGAGKSTFLRAILGDEELEKGEVIHHPSLRIGYLRQHDPFKPGESALDFLMRESGQPDWKCGEVAGQFELKGDYLNGPVKSLSGGWQTRVKLAGLLLNDPNMLMLDEPTNFLDLRTQILLEHFLRNFNKAALIVSHDRAFLKATCSQTLELSRGQLTMFSGTIDRFLEYREERREHDRRVNATVAAKQKQLKRFIDKNRANAATASQARSKAKQLERLQTTEVETDERTVQIRAPLVNPRQGTVMRADGLAIGYPDHTVADNISIEIEHGQRAAIVGDNGQGKTTLLRTLVDSLAPIEGQIKWGHGTELGTYAQHVYTSIDERRTVLEHLEYESNAETTRQDCLNMAGALLFRDSHIHKKVKVLSGGERARLCMAGLLLGTANVLVLDEPGNHLDVETVEALAEALIQYEGTVIFTSHDRHFMSRVATNVIEVRDGTVKNYFGDYESYLQSVESEIDQGERERASNNSASTSGSKSKSTALDYRESQRESRKAEKEIKNLEKKIARLDEEKKSINDKLLTETDPSKAVKLHEELTRVTEELESAEERWLELSDF
- the alaS gene encoding alanine--tRNA ligase, encoding MKTDELREKYLDFFETKGCVRKPSDVLVPTWDPSVLFTPAGMNQFKDHFLGKVKLDFTRATTCQKCLRTGDIENVGRTAFHHTFFEMLGNFSFGDYFKKEAIAWAWEFLTDKKWLGIAPERLTVTVYKDDDEAFGIWHDSIGLPESRITRMDEDENFWPASAPSEGPDGVCGPCSEIYYNLDDGSDVEIWNLVFTQFNRVGDPPDNLKPLPSQNIDTGMGLERTASVLQGVPTNFHIDTLRPIVDAASEVCGVKYELDSDNGRRLRRITDHARACTFAIHENVYPGRDKAKYVVRRLIRRAVLDGYQMDLREPFLHKLVPAVAEASKTPYPELAETLERVSEVIEAEEKAFFGTIDGGMKRIEQLFGEMEEEAAVMVPGKEAASLNTTYGVPPELLQTIAAERNFTFDWDGYKNAMHQHAIDSGAGQVELFQTGPLETLKEALRETPFVGYDTVESEAIVKGIITGDGKGKDDEGQLLSKLSRPDDAELRLVLDHSPFYGESGGQIGDTGTISSDEFEFQVIDTQKHGGLIVHHGKLVSGEIKEGVTCKATVDTDRRGALARAHSATHILHHALHNNVGQHAQQQGSKVEEDRLRFDFTNQKPIDDSILAKIERDVVARIGEKSDVSWKTVPLADARQAGAMMLFGEKYPDPVRMVSIGDYSKELCAGTHVSNTGDVASFELMAEESVSAGTRRIVALTGQRAEEHREQTQQLLGKLAKLLGTDESKVNGALEQLADDVRQLRKELTSGKPGDHAEAFAIAGDCPKDYIDDYFGVRDVVRQVSRRLNVSQDDVLTRVESLLGERSELIKQLKQATAGGKITADDLIAQGEKVGDCMVVVAEVPGANPNVMRGWIDQIRKKSPGGSAVLLGTVQGDKVLLVGGLSNSLVDQGLKAGQWVGAAAKIVGGGGGGRPDMAQAGGKDPAKLPEALADAKDSMKAKLNA